In a genomic window of Quercus lobata isolate SW786 chromosome 4, ValleyOak3.0 Primary Assembly, whole genome shotgun sequence:
- the LOC115985896 gene encoding uncharacterized protein LOC115985896 — protein MGNTSGMNCEDESFQSKQTHNDKPESSTKDLKLSADGSISPNQLKELIEEAIKDQVGGGSQLSIAYAKPYTQRIDLLRMPQNYQPPKFQQFEGKGNPRQHVAHFVETCNNAGTYGDLMVKKFVCFLKGNAFDWYTNLAPGSIDSWNQMEREFLNCFYSTRRTVSMIELTNSKQWKEEPVIDYIQRWRNLSLNCKDQLSEASAIEMCIQGMNWAISYILQGIKPKTFEELATCAHDMELSIASNGHQGLPVQEPRKGRERQDTHKGGKFSPKSENKQSLIVTTAPLKVPVKPKIKEQTSALTQESRRRPTLQEMQEKQYPFPDSDISNMLDHLLELKLIELQEMKHPEEADQTNDPKYCKYHRLIGHPIEQCFVLKDKIMDLARQRKIMFDDEVATANLALVASSTTSTYFIIQFGSFKSIEVKVPFSLVPIPEDYIFSSLTCYQVSGEEESLDSEEEIEQAIVYKACWSSIIFANDDRLLGSKIHNCPLYVTGYIREQEVNRILIDGGSAVNILPLKILKELEISLDELLPSRLMIQGFNQGGQRAIGKIRLHMLIGETESSALFHVIDAKTTYKMLIGRPWLHEYGVVPSTYHQCFKYFQDGKVKKIVADHKPFTVAESHLLMQHFTWKFIR, from the coding sequence ATGGGGAATACATCTGGAATGAATTGTGAAGATGAAAGCtttcaatcaaaacaaacccataatGACAAACCTGAGAGTTCAACAAAAGATCTCAAACTCTCTGCAGATGGGTCTATCTCTCCTAACCAGCTCAAGGAGTTAATCGAGGAAGCCATCAAAGATCAAGTTGGGGGTGGAAGTCAATTGTCCATTGCCTATGCCAAACCATACACTCAAAGGATAGATCTCTTGAGGATGCCTCAAAACTATCAACCACCAAAGTTTCAACAGTTTGAAGGTAAAGGCAATCCAAGGCAGCATGTAGCTCATTTTGTGGAAACTTGTAACAATGCTGGTACTTATGGGGATCTCATGGTTAAGAAATTTGTTTGCTTTTTGAAAGGAAATGCGTTTGATTGGTATACTAATCTAGCACCTGGCTCTATTGATAGTTGGAATCAAATGGAAAGAGAATTCCTAAACTGTTTCTACAGTACTCGACGTACTGTTAGTATGATAGAACTCACCAATTCAAAGCAATGGAAAGAAGAGCCTGTCATTGATTACATTCAGCGGTGGAGAAACCTTAGTCTTAACTGCAAGGATCAATTATCTGAGGCGTCTGCAATTGAGATGTGTATTCAAGGAATGAATTGGGCTATAAGCTATATCCTTCAAGGAATAAAGCctaaaacatttgaagaattAGCAACATGCGCTCATGACATGGAGCTTAGTATTGCTTCCAATGGTCACCAAGGCCTACCTGTTCAAGAACCTCGCAAGGGGAGAGAAAGACAAGATACTCACAAAGGGGGCAAATTCTCTCCTAAATCAGAAAACAAGCAGTCTTTGATTGTAACTACTGCTCCTCTGAAAGTTCCAGTTAAACCCAAGATAAAAGAACAGACATCTGCTCTCACTCAAGAAAGCAGAAGAAGACCAACATTACAAGAAATGCAAGAAAAGCAATATCCATTCCCTGATTCTGATATCTCCAACATGTTGGATCATCTACTTGAGTTGAAGTTAATTGAGCTACAGGAGATGAAACATCCTGAAGAGGCTGACCAAACAAATGATCCCAAATATTGCAAGTATCATCGCCTCATAGGCCACCCCATTGAACAGTGCTTTGTGTTGAAAGATAAAATCATGGATCTAGCTCGTCAAAGAAAGATCATGTTTGATGATGAAGTTGCAACTGCCAATCTAGCCTTGGTAGCCTCAAGTACTACTTCTACTTATTTCATCATTCAATTTGGTTCATTTAAGTCTATTGAGGTGAAAGTACCTTTCTCCCTTGTGCCAATTCCTGAGGATTATATCTTTTCATCTCTTACATGTTATCAAGTAAGTGGTGAAGAAGAGTCTTTAGATAGTGAGGAGGAAATAGAGCAAGCTATTGTGTATAAAGCATGTTGGTCTTCGATCATTTTCGCTAATGATGATCGTTTGTTGGGATCCAAGATTCATAATTGTCCCTTATATGTGACTGGCTACATTCGAGAACAAGAAGTCAATCGTATCCTTATTGATGGTGGATCTGCAGTCAATATCCTCCCactcaaaatattgaaagaacTTGAAATCTCCTTGGATGAACTACTTCCTAGTAGGTTGATGATTCAAGGCTTTAATCAGGGTGGACAAAGAGCTATTGGGAAGATTAGACTTCATATGCTTATTGGTGAAACAGAATCAAGTGCGCTCTTTCATGTCATTGATGCCAAGACCACTTACAAAATGCTTATTGGAAGACCATGGTTGCATGAGTATGGTGTCGTGCCGTCTACATATCACCAATGCTTTAAATATTTCCAAGATGGGAAAGTTAAGAAGATAGTAGCTGATCACAAGCCCTTCACTGTAGCCGAATCACATTTGCTGATGCAACATTTTACTTGGAAGTTCATACGCTAG
- the LOC115983189 gene encoding uncharacterized protein LOC115983189, with amino-acid sequence MFSNTYTKHPFSHVTSLVGVLNGYNKEDQHRTVGNDSNSEKSTALIARDLLGGGSNSFSSSTSKLMVDSQELDLDLQVPNGWEKRLDLKSGKVYLKRCSTPNSPSISDKKHQINSTVPRLQDLNFPPSPSKITLNLFDETPLDLKLVSSPSSLNNYQSVCTLDNVKSALERAEKEPLKKRASFGKSPLSPSYSSSSSSIRETQEEDFEDKLLSSPMAAGCPGCLSYVLITKNNPKCPRCSSVVPLPLMKKPRIDLNISI; translated from the exons atgttttcaaatacatataCCAAACACCCCTTTAGTCATGTGACCTCTCTGGTCGGAGTTCTCAATGGCTATAACAAGGAGGATCAACATCGGACGGTTGGGAATGATTCGAATTCTGAGAAATCTACGGCTCTGATTGCTCGTGACTTGCTTGGTGGTGGGTctaactctttttcttcttcaacctcTAAGCTTATGGTTGATTCCCAGGAATTGGACCTCGACTTGCAGGTCCCAAATGGCTGGGAAAAGCGCCTAGACTTGAAG TCAGGGAAAGTCTACCTAAAAAGATGTAGCACCCCAAATTCACCTTCAATCTCAGACAAGAAGCACCAAATCAATTCAACAGTTCCAAGACTTCAGGATTTAAATTTTCCTCCATCACCCTCGAAAATCACATTAAATCTTTTTGATGAAACTCCTCTGGATTTAAAGCTGGTCTCATCACCATCTTCATTGAATAATTATCAAAGCGTATGCACTCTTGATAATGTGAAATCAGCACTCGAAAGGGCAGAGAAAGAACCACTGAAGAAGAGAGCATCATTTGGGAAATCACCATTGTCGCCTTCATATTCATCGTCATCATCTTCGATTAGAGAAACCCAAGAAGAAGACTTTGAAGATAAATTATTATCATCACCAATGGCAGCAGGGTGTCCTGGTTGCTTATCTTACGTATTGATAACGAAAAATAATCCAAAATGTCCTAGGTGCAGTTCTGTTGTCCCGTTACCGCTGATGAAGAAACCTAGAATTGATCTCAACATATCAATCTGA